A window of Clavibacter michiganensis contains these coding sequences:
- a CDS encoding GNAT family N-acetyltransferase, translating into MTRLAAEIPARDELLDLYGSVGWSVYTRDPERLERALAGSGLVVTARDADGWLVGLVRTVGDGATICYLQDLLVRPDLQRGGVGRALVDHVRAAQPSGVLLVLTTDAGGTEDGDRSHAFYRSLGFAPHAEQGLAAFSLRV; encoded by the coding sequence GTGACCCGCCTCGCCGCCGAGATCCCCGCCCGCGACGAGCTGCTCGACCTCTACGGATCCGTCGGCTGGAGCGTCTACACGCGCGACCCGGAGCGGCTCGAGCGGGCGCTCGCCGGATCCGGCCTCGTCGTCACGGCGCGCGACGCCGACGGCTGGCTCGTCGGGCTGGTGCGCACCGTGGGCGACGGCGCGACAATCTGCTACCTGCAGGACCTCCTCGTCCGGCCCGACCTGCAGCGCGGCGGCGTCGGGCGCGCGCTCGTCGATCACGTGCGCGCGGCACAGCCGTCCGGCGTCCTCCTCGTGCTCACCACCGACGCGGGCGGCACCGAGGACGGCGACCGCTCGCACGCCTTCTACCGCTCGCTCGGCTTCGCGCCGCACGCGGAGCAGGGGCTCGCGGCGTTCTCGCTGCGCGTGTGA
- a CDS encoding ice-binding family protein, which translates to MHQSRHACTSSSRRSRSGSLAVASLAVAAVAASGLGAALLAPASAFAATATVGLGTAATYSVLAGQGVTNTGPTTLSADLGTSPSASVTGFPPGVVGGATHAADAAAGQAQSDLTTAYDDAAGRPTTAAVPADLVGSTLTPGVYTAAGPLGLTGTVTLDAQGDPSAVFVIQAPSSLTTGSGSRVSLVNGAQACNVFWQVSSSASLGTSSGFAGTILALTSVSVGTGATVDGRTLARNGSVTLDDDAFVSSTCGTSTSPIGSGTTPVVTPTPAPSSTPAPTPTGGSTGGTTGGTTGGSTPTPSPTPTTPPGDVPPPSGHLPRTGGDGARLALELGLGAAALAAGVVAVIAVRIRRRRR; encoded by the coding sequence ATGCACCAGTCGCGCCATGCCTGCACGTCCTCATCCCGTCGGAGCCGATCCGGATCCCTCGCCGTCGCCTCGCTGGCCGTCGCGGCCGTCGCCGCCTCCGGCCTGGGCGCCGCCCTCCTCGCCCCCGCGAGCGCGTTCGCCGCCACCGCCACGGTGGGCCTCGGCACCGCCGCGACCTACTCGGTGCTCGCCGGCCAGGGCGTCACCAACACCGGCCCCACCACCCTCTCGGCGGATCTCGGCACCAGCCCGTCCGCCTCCGTCACGGGCTTCCCGCCCGGCGTCGTCGGCGGCGCCACGCACGCGGCCGACGCCGCGGCCGGCCAGGCCCAGTCCGACCTCACCACCGCGTACGACGACGCGGCCGGCCGCCCCACCACCGCTGCGGTGCCCGCCGACCTCGTCGGATCCACCCTCACCCCCGGCGTCTACACGGCCGCCGGCCCGCTCGGCCTCACCGGCACGGTCACGCTCGACGCGCAGGGCGACCCGTCGGCCGTCTTCGTCATCCAGGCCCCGTCGTCGCTCACCACGGGCTCCGGCAGCCGGGTGTCGCTCGTCAACGGAGCCCAGGCCTGCAACGTGTTCTGGCAGGTCTCGAGCTCGGCGTCGCTCGGCACCAGCTCCGGCTTCGCGGGCACGATCCTCGCGCTCACGAGCGTCTCGGTCGGCACGGGTGCCACGGTCGACGGTCGCACGCTCGCGCGCAACGGCTCCGTCACCCTCGACGACGACGCGTTCGTCTCCTCCACCTGCGGCACCAGCACGTCGCCCATCGGCTCCGGCACGACGCCCGTCGTCACGCCCACGCCGGCGCCCTCGTCCACCCCGGCGCCCACGCCGACCGGCGGCTCCACGGGCGGCACGACGGGCGGCACCACCGGTGGCTCCACGCCGACGCCGTCCCCCACGCCCACCACCCCTCCCGGCGACGTGCCGCCGCCGTCCGGCCACCTCCCCCGCACGGGCGGCGACGGCGCCCGCCTCGCCCTCGAGCTGGGCCTCGGAGCCGCGGCGCTCGCAGCCGGTGTCGTCGCGGTGATCGCGGTGCGCATCCGCCGCCGCCGGCGCTAG
- a CDS encoding carbohydrate ABC transporter permease, producing MTTTSRPARSPSADRPPRPRRSRMARREATAGYLFISPWIVGFLVFTLGAMVYSLVVSFSDYNLATDVATPVGTENYERLFSDPRVALSLGNTLFYAILAVPFEVCLALLLAILLARLGRGAGIFRTLYYLPKMTPTVATASVFLLLLNGNTGAVNQGLEAIGIDGPQWLIDPAWVKPSIVLMTLWGVSGTMVIFLAALKDVPRELYEVSSLDGAGPVRQFFAITVPMISGAIFFNVVVLTIAALQVFDQAYLLFWRDQTNASPDSSLFYGVYLFQQAFRSFDFGFAAAMAWLLFVIVLVITLIQVKLSNRFVYYEGDR from the coding sequence ATGACGACGACGAGCCGCCCCGCGCGAAGCCCTTCCGCCGACCGGCCGCCCCGTCCCCGCCGCTCCCGCATGGCCCGCCGCGAGGCGACCGCCGGCTACCTCTTCATCAGCCCGTGGATCGTCGGCTTCCTCGTCTTCACGCTCGGCGCGATGGTCTACAGCCTCGTGGTGTCGTTCAGCGACTACAACCTCGCCACCGACGTGGCCACGCCGGTCGGCACCGAGAACTACGAGCGCCTCTTCTCGGATCCGCGCGTCGCCCTGAGCCTCGGCAACACCCTCTTCTACGCGATCCTCGCCGTGCCCTTCGAGGTGTGCCTCGCGCTCCTGCTGGCGATCCTGCTCGCCCGCCTCGGCCGCGGCGCCGGCATCTTCCGCACCCTCTACTACCTGCCGAAGATGACCCCGACGGTCGCGACCGCGAGCGTCTTCCTGCTGCTGCTCAACGGCAACACGGGCGCGGTGAACCAGGGTCTCGAGGCGATCGGCATCGACGGCCCGCAGTGGCTCATCGACCCGGCATGGGTGAAGCCGTCCATCGTGCTCATGACGCTGTGGGGCGTGAGCGGCACCATGGTGATCTTCCTTGCCGCCCTGAAGGACGTGCCGCGCGAGCTCTACGAGGTCTCGTCGCTCGACGGCGCCGGGCCCGTGCGGCAGTTCTTCGCCATCACCGTGCCGATGATCTCCGGCGCCATCTTCTTCAACGTCGTCGTGCTGACGATCGCCGCGCTCCAGGTCTTCGACCAGGCCTACCTGCTGTTCTGGCGGGACCAGACGAACGCGTCGCCCGACTCGTCGCTCTTCTACGGCGTGTACCTGTTCCAGCAGGCGTTCCGGTCGTTCGACTTCGGGTTCGCGGCCGCGATGGCCTGGCTGCTGTTCGTCATCGTGCTGGTCATCACCCTGATCCAGGTCAAGCTCAGCAACCGGTTCGTCTACTACGAGGGGGACCGCTGA
- a CDS encoding carbohydrate ABC transporter permease has protein sequence MAVTDRTPGAAPTPEAVPAAATGDPRLAAALTPLPSRDPSPGRRDPDRVRRVRSRIGRALITALLVGFALLFLYPFAWLLAASLKPRGEVFDNSLWPRTFTPQNYVEVWEQLPLLGWMGNSLAIALLSAALVSISSALVAFGFAYFRFPGRRILFGLVLATMMLPGAVTMVPQFLIWKNLGLIGTWIPLFGMNLFGSAFYIFLQRQFFLGLPKELFEAARLDGASYFGMFRRIALPLSIPSFVIIFIFEFQASWNNLQASLIYLNAGSVEGFTVPLGLSYAMTAFSPTNGGQGDYQLVMVAALLVTLPMLLLFAFGQRYFVEGIATQGRKG, from the coding sequence ATGGCCGTCACCGACCGCACGCCGGGCGCCGCCCCGACGCCGGAGGCCGTACCCGCCGCCGCTACCGGGGATCCGCGCCTCGCCGCCGCCCTCACGCCGCTCCCCTCGCGGGATCCGTCACCGGGCCGCCGCGACCCCGACCGCGTCCGCCGCGTGCGCTCGCGCATCGGCCGCGCCCTCATCACCGCGCTGCTCGTGGGATTCGCGCTCCTGTTCCTCTACCCGTTCGCGTGGCTGCTGGCCGCGAGCCTCAAGCCGCGCGGCGAGGTCTTCGACAACTCGCTCTGGCCGCGCACGTTCACGCCGCAGAACTACGTCGAGGTGTGGGAGCAGCTGCCGCTCCTCGGCTGGATGGGCAACAGCCTCGCGATCGCGCTGCTCTCCGCCGCGCTCGTGTCGATCTCGAGCGCGCTCGTGGCGTTCGGCTTCGCGTACTTCCGGTTCCCGGGGCGGCGGATCCTGTTCGGCCTGGTGCTCGCGACGATGATGCTGCCGGGCGCCGTGACGATGGTGCCGCAGTTCCTCATCTGGAAGAACCTCGGGCTCATCGGCACGTGGATCCCGCTGTTCGGCATGAACCTGTTCGGCTCGGCCTTCTACATCTTCCTGCAGCGCCAGTTCTTCCTCGGGCTGCCGAAGGAGCTGTTCGAGGCGGCCCGGCTCGACGGGGCGAGCTACTTCGGGATGTTCCGGCGGATCGCGCTGCCGCTGTCGATCCCGTCGTTCGTCATCATCTTCATCTTCGAGTTCCAGGCCAGCTGGAACAACCTGCAGGCGTCGCTCATCTACCTCAACGCCGGCAGCGTCGAGGGATTCACCGTGCCGCTCGGCCTCTCCTACGCGATGACCGCGTTCAGCCCCACGAACGGCGGGCAGGGCGACTACCAGCTCGTGATGGTCGCGGCGCTGCTCGTGACGCTGCCGATGCTGCTGCTGTTCGCCTTCGGCCAGCGCTACTTCGTGGAGGGCATCGCGACGCAGGGGCGGAAGGGCTGA
- a CDS encoding DMT family transporter, with the protein MSWIVLIVSGVLEAVWATALGKSAGFTKAGPSIVFGVTVVLSMVGLAYAMREISTGTAYAVWVGIGAALTVTYAIVTGSEPASVVKVLLLLGLVGCVVGLKVVDTGH; encoded by the coding sequence ATGTCGTGGATCGTCCTCATCGTGTCCGGGGTGCTCGAGGCCGTCTGGGCCACCGCCCTCGGGAAGTCCGCCGGCTTCACGAAGGCCGGGCCGTCGATCGTCTTCGGCGTGACCGTCGTGCTGAGCATGGTCGGCCTCGCGTACGCGATGCGCGAGATCAGCACGGGCACCGCGTACGCCGTGTGGGTCGGCATCGGCGCGGCGCTCACGGTGACCTACGCGATCGTCACCGGATCCGAGCCCGCGAGCGTCGTCAAGGTCCTGCTGCTGCTCGGCCTCGTCGGCTGCGTGGTGGGCCTCAAGGTCGTCGACACCGGGCACTGA
- a CDS encoding ABC transporter substrate-binding protein — translation MTRTHRTLAVVAAAATATLLAGCGSGGTGAADASFTTEATGTLRAWAFDGADDVGKARLAHAADALSGVEIDLDSTAFDAQKFTTRVASGQTPDVVQMDRQFVATYAAQDLILPLDQCYSAHDVDPTERFYESVTNDIRYDDAIWAVPQFFQPPAILLNERVLSAAGVSGDQFDTSEPDQLLDAVGKVYRESGGDPAVLGLDAVPTAQAALWMLGFGGQLVDADGKPTLDDDANLPGLEFLKQLSDAQGGYAKGKSFSDAFDTFGDGNQFVKDQVGAQIDAQWYLNVVAPYRDDIDISAVPFRDSDGEPFAVAGGSAFVIPAGAANKDAACAWMIDLTSQESWEAAGDVRAATVTENGGINTGLFTGSPAADQAIRDAHVVPSGDDGIDQAIATFYDVVAEGRSIGGSPAGQQIQSELQNAVASTLLGDKTPEQALADAQTAAMRAYEQAAR, via the coding sequence ATGACCAGGACACACAGGACGCTCGCGGTCGTCGCGGCGGCCGCCACGGCGACGCTGCTCGCGGGATGCGGATCCGGCGGCACCGGCGCGGCCGACGCCTCCTTCACCACGGAGGCCACCGGCACCCTGAGGGCCTGGGCCTTCGACGGCGCCGACGACGTGGGCAAGGCCCGCCTCGCGCACGCGGCCGACGCGCTCTCGGGCGTGGAGATCGACCTCGACTCCACCGCGTTCGACGCCCAGAAGTTCACGACCCGCGTCGCGAGCGGCCAGACGCCCGACGTCGTGCAGATGGACCGCCAGTTCGTGGCGACCTACGCGGCGCAGGACCTCATCCTCCCGCTCGACCAGTGCTACTCCGCCCACGACGTGGATCCCACGGAGCGCTTCTACGAGTCCGTCACCAACGACATCCGCTACGACGACGCGATCTGGGCGGTGCCGCAGTTCTTCCAGCCGCCGGCGATCCTCCTCAACGAGCGCGTGCTCTCCGCGGCCGGCGTCTCGGGCGACCAGTTCGACACCTCGGAGCCCGACCAGCTGCTCGACGCCGTCGGGAAGGTCTACCGGGAGTCGGGCGGCGACCCCGCGGTGCTCGGCCTCGACGCCGTCCCCACCGCGCAGGCCGCGCTCTGGATGCTCGGCTTCGGCGGCCAGCTCGTGGACGCCGACGGGAAGCCCACCCTCGACGACGACGCGAATCTCCCGGGCCTCGAGTTCCTCAAGCAGCTCTCGGATGCGCAGGGCGGCTACGCGAAGGGCAAGAGCTTCAGCGACGCCTTCGACACCTTCGGCGACGGCAACCAGTTCGTGAAGGACCAGGTCGGCGCGCAGATCGACGCCCAGTGGTACCTCAACGTGGTCGCGCCCTACCGCGACGACATCGACATCTCCGCGGTGCCCTTCCGCGACAGCGACGGCGAGCCGTTCGCGGTGGCCGGCGGATCCGCGTTCGTGATCCCCGCGGGCGCCGCGAACAAGGACGCCGCGTGCGCGTGGATGATCGACCTCACCAGCCAGGAGTCGTGGGAGGCCGCGGGCGACGTGCGCGCCGCGACCGTGACGGAGAACGGCGGCATCAACACGGGCCTGTTCACGGGATCCCCGGCCGCCGACCAGGCCATCCGCGACGCCCACGTCGTGCCGAGCGGCGACGACGGCATCGACCAGGCCATCGCGACGTTCTACGACGTAGTCGCGGAAGGCCGGTCGATCGGCGGATCCCCGGCGGGGCAGCAGATCCAGAGCGAGCTGCAGAACGCCGTCGCGTCGACGCTCCTCGGTGACAAGACGCCCGAGCAGGCGCTCGCCGACGCACAGACTGCGGCCATGCGGGCCTACGAGCAGGCGGCCCGCTGA
- a CDS encoding alpha/beta hydrolase fold domain-containing protein produces MTGTRTRRSLLSRLVPPVIALVGGQTEFASPARMMGGAHRRVVRPGAFAPPPLLRGVRVTARIQGGWHVYEVAPTGPASRRRALYAHGGGWTHEISPFHWWLVAGLARRTGTTFTVPIYPLVPSATAAEVVERTADLAEALVAEVGPGAVTLMGDSAGGQIALSTAMVLRDRGVPAPRDVVLLSPALDLSFTDPLIARIQPTDPWLAVDGMRAAVESWRGDLPVEDPRVSPMHGSLAGLGRVTVFSGTHDILFADARAFERKAAAVGHPVRIHVEPNLLHVYALMPIPEGARARDAMVDLLLA; encoded by the coding sequence ATGACCGGAACGCGCACCCGCCGCAGCCTGCTGTCCCGCCTCGTCCCGCCCGTGATCGCCCTCGTGGGCGGGCAGACGGAGTTCGCGTCGCCCGCGCGCATGATGGGCGGCGCGCACCGGCGCGTGGTCCGGCCGGGCGCGTTCGCGCCGCCGCCGCTCCTCCGCGGGGTGCGCGTGACGGCCCGGATACAGGGCGGCTGGCACGTGTACGAGGTGGCCCCGACGGGTCCCGCGTCCCGGCGTCGCGCGCTGTACGCGCACGGCGGCGGCTGGACCCACGAGATCAGCCCGTTCCACTGGTGGCTCGTCGCGGGGCTCGCCCGGCGCACGGGAACGACGTTCACCGTGCCCATCTACCCGCTCGTCCCGTCGGCCACGGCCGCCGAGGTCGTCGAGCGCACGGCGGATCTCGCGGAGGCGCTCGTGGCCGAGGTCGGCCCCGGCGCCGTCACGCTCATGGGCGACTCGGCCGGCGGCCAGATCGCGCTGTCCACCGCGATGGTCCTGCGCGACCGCGGCGTGCCCGCGCCGCGCGACGTGGTGCTGCTCTCGCCCGCGCTCGACCTGTCGTTCACGGATCCGCTCATCGCCCGCATCCAGCCGACCGACCCGTGGCTCGCGGTCGACGGCATGCGCGCCGCCGTGGAGTCGTGGCGCGGCGACCTTCCCGTGGAGGACCCGCGCGTGAGCCCGATGCACGGATCCCTCGCGGGCCTCGGCCGCGTGACCGTGTTCTCGGGCACGCACGACATCCTCTTCGCCGACGCGCGCGCCTTCGAGCGCAAGGCGGCCGCGGTCGGGCACCCGGTGCGGATCCACGTCGAGCCGAACCTCCTGCACGTGTACGCGCTCATGCCCATCCCCGAGGGCGCCCGGGCGCGCGACGCGATGGTGGACCTGCTCCTCGCCTGA
- the glpX gene encoding class II fructose-bisphosphatase translates to MTEENYSNPDRNLGMELVRATEAAAIRSAPFIGKGDKNAADGAAVDAMRKFLGTVAFDGLVVIGEGEKDEAPMLFNGEHVGNGFGPACDIAVDPIDGTSLTAAGRMNALSVIAVSDRGSMFDPSAVFYMDKLVTGPEGHGVVDLDRPIGDNIRALADAKGLAVEDMQVAVLDRPRHADLIAQIRAAGASTRLLLDGDVAGGINAARPDSRIDMCVGIGGTPEGIITACAIKALGGVLLSRLAPKDESERQRAIDAGHDLDRILDQDDLVTGDNAYFVATGVTDGALVAGVTRHRGMIRTSSIVLRSHSGTIRRVEADHLVSKWYSPAS, encoded by the coding sequence ATGACCGAGGAGAACTACTCGAATCCGGATCGCAACCTCGGGATGGAGCTCGTCCGAGCCACCGAGGCCGCCGCCATCCGCTCCGCCCCCTTCATCGGCAAGGGCGACAAGAACGCCGCCGACGGCGCCGCGGTCGACGCGATGCGCAAGTTCCTCGGCACGGTCGCCTTCGACGGCCTCGTCGTCATCGGCGAGGGCGAGAAGGACGAGGCGCCGATGCTCTTCAACGGCGAGCACGTCGGCAACGGCTTCGGCCCCGCCTGCGACATCGCGGTGGATCCCATCGACGGCACGAGCCTCACCGCCGCGGGCCGCATGAACGCCCTCTCGGTCATCGCGGTCAGCGACCGCGGCAGCATGTTCGACCCGTCGGCCGTCTTCTACATGGACAAGCTCGTCACCGGCCCCGAGGGCCACGGCGTCGTCGACCTCGACCGCCCCATCGGCGACAACATCCGCGCGCTCGCCGACGCGAAGGGCCTCGCGGTCGAGGACATGCAGGTCGCCGTGCTCGACCGGCCGCGTCACGCCGACCTCATCGCGCAGATCCGCGCGGCCGGCGCCTCCACCCGCCTCCTGCTCGACGGCGACGTCGCCGGCGGCATCAACGCGGCCCGCCCCGACTCGCGCATCGACATGTGCGTCGGCATCGGCGGCACCCCCGAGGGCATCATCACGGCGTGCGCGATCAAGGCGCTCGGCGGCGTGCTCCTCTCGCGCCTCGCGCCCAAGGACGAGTCCGAGAGGCAGCGCGCGATCGACGCCGGCCACGACCTCGACCGCATCCTCGACCAGGACGACCTCGTCACGGGCGACAACGCCTACTTCGTCGCGACCGGCGTCACCGACGGCGCGCTCGTCGCCGGCGTGACCCGGCACCGCGGCATGATCCGCACCTCGAGCATCGTGCTCCGCTCCCACTCGGGCACCATCCGCCGCGTCGAGGCCGACCACCTGGTCTCCAAGTGGTACAGCCCCGCCAGCTGA
- a CDS encoding AI-2E family transporter translates to MSHDVPPSPGAPESAPHADRAAQRGVTPGVLLAAEWSWRLLVIGIAVAAAVWILIAVKEVVIPFLIGLLICALLEPLVAALRKRRWPAWVAITSTLLGTAVVISGLVLLLITQIRTGIPTLQREAMERFESVRDLLAQPPFNVVPSDYDALLASAGKALENSREALLTGALDAGLGVGHLVTGALLAFFTIVIVLIDGRGIWRFVVSVFPRRARPAIDGAGRAGWGTLSAFTRVQIFVAAGNAVGIGIAAWLLGLPLAIPIAVLVFLASFIPVVGAIVSGAFAVVIALVFVGPLQAVIMLAAVIGVHLLESHVLQPLVMGGAVHVHPLAVVLSVAAGSYVGGVAGALFAVPFVATVNVMVRYIAGGSWKARTPAVGS, encoded by the coding sequence ATGTCCCACGACGTCCCACCCTCGCCGGGCGCGCCCGAGTCGGCGCCGCACGCCGACCGCGCCGCCCAGCGCGGCGTCACGCCGGGCGTCCTGCTCGCGGCCGAGTGGTCGTGGCGCCTGCTCGTCATCGGCATCGCGGTGGCGGCGGCCGTGTGGATCCTCATCGCGGTGAAGGAGGTGGTCATCCCGTTCCTCATCGGCCTCCTCATCTGCGCGCTGCTGGAGCCGCTCGTGGCTGCGCTGCGGAAGCGCCGGTGGCCGGCCTGGGTGGCCATCACGTCGACGCTGCTCGGCACCGCGGTCGTCATCTCGGGGCTCGTGCTCCTGCTGATCACGCAGATCCGCACGGGCATCCCCACCCTGCAGCGCGAGGCGATGGAGCGGTTCGAGTCCGTGCGCGACCTGCTCGCGCAGCCGCCGTTCAACGTCGTGCCGTCCGACTACGACGCGCTGCTCGCGTCTGCGGGCAAGGCCCTCGAGAACAGCCGCGAGGCGCTCCTCACCGGCGCGCTCGACGCGGGGCTCGGCGTCGGCCACCTCGTCACGGGCGCGCTCCTCGCCTTCTTCACCATCGTGATCGTGCTCATCGACGGCCGCGGCATCTGGCGCTTCGTCGTCTCCGTCTTCCCCCGTCGCGCGCGTCCGGCGATCGACGGCGCGGGCCGCGCGGGCTGGGGCACGCTGTCCGCTTTCACGCGCGTGCAGATCTTCGTGGCCGCCGGCAACGCGGTCGGCATCGGCATCGCCGCGTGGCTGCTCGGCCTGCCGCTCGCGATCCCCATCGCGGTCCTCGTGTTCCTCGCGTCCTTCATCCCGGTCGTCGGCGCGATCGTGTCGGGCGCGTTCGCGGTGGTCATCGCGCTGGTGTTCGTGGGGCCGCTGCAGGCCGTGATCATGCTGGCCGCCGTCATCGGCGTGCACCTGCTCGAGTCGCACGTGCTGCAGCCGCTCGTGATGGGCGGGGCCGTGCACGTGCACCCGCTCGCCGTCGTGCTGTCCGTGGCCGCCGGGTCCTACGTCGGCGGGGTCGCCGGGGCCCTGTTCGCGGTGCCGTTCGTCGCCACCGTCAACGTGATGGTGCGGTACATCGCGGGCGGCAGCTGGAAGGCCCGCACCCCCGCCGTAGGATCGTAG
- a CDS encoding ABC transporter ATP-binding protein: MIHLDDVTLTFPDGDSRITAVDHVTLTAPAGVVTGITGPSGSGKSSILAVAATLIRPDSGRVLIGDVDAATLSKKEATALRRDGIGIVFQQSNLVPSLTAREQLLVMAELGGGRRDRAAVRRRADALLDAVGLIAHAGKRPAQLSGGQRQRVAIARALVNDPSVLLVDEPTSALDQERGAEIMDLIAQLSHQRGTATLLVTHDLVHRTALDRLVTVVDGRIAGVEEAGGARAAGAVAATR, encoded by the coding sequence ATGATCCACCTCGACGACGTCACCCTCACCTTCCCCGACGGGGACTCCCGCATCACCGCGGTCGACCACGTGACGCTCACGGCGCCCGCGGGCGTCGTCACCGGGATCACCGGGCCGTCCGGGTCCGGCAAGTCGTCGATCCTCGCGGTCGCCGCCACTCTGATCCGGCCCGACTCCGGCCGTGTGCTCATCGGCGACGTCGACGCCGCGACCCTCAGCAAGAAGGAGGCGACGGCGCTGCGGCGCGACGGCATCGGGATCGTGTTCCAGCAGTCGAACCTCGTGCCGTCGCTCACGGCGCGGGAGCAGCTGCTCGTGATGGCGGAGCTCGGCGGTGGGCGTCGGGACCGGGCCGCCGTCCGTCGTCGGGCCGATGCCCTGCTGGACGCGGTGGGCCTCATCGCGCACGCCGGCAAGCGCCCCGCGCAGCTCTCCGGCGGGCAGCGGCAGCGCGTGGCCATCGCCCGCGCGCTCGTGAACGACCCGTCCGTGCTCCTCGTCGACGAGCCCACGAGCGCGCTCGACCAGGAGCGCGGCGCCGAGATCATGGACCTCATCGCGCAGCTCAGCCACCAGCGGGGCACCGCGACCCTGCTCGTCACCCACGACCTCGTGCACCGCACCGCGCTCGACCGGCTCGTGACGGTGGTGGACGGGCGGATCGCGGGCGTCGAGGAGGCCGGCGGCGCGCGGGCGGCGGGGGCGGTCGCCGCGACGCGCTGA
- a CDS encoding ABC transporter permease: protein MFVAWRDLRFARGRFVLIGAVVALITLLVGFLAGLTGGLAGQDVSAVLGLPGDRLVLAQPDSGQPSFSQSSLDDATVAAWRGTAGVTAVTPIGIAQGRATGAGAAGGADADAVAVALFGVPHGAPSSTVTVLAPSADDEVGLSSEAARALHAAVGDRITIAGAAYDVAAIGGDASYSHTPVVALTPNAWADADKRLGGDGDATVLAVSGSPDWSAAASATRTSASPALASLGALETFKSEIGSLALMIAMLFGVSALVVGAFFTVWTMQRAGDIAVLKALGASDASLIRDALGQALVVLVLGIGVGMAVVVGLGALAGGTIPFLLSPLTTLLPAAAMAVLGLAGAAVALRTVTHADPLTALGSNR, encoded by the coding sequence GTGTTCGTCGCCTGGCGTGATCTCCGATTCGCCCGGGGCAGGTTCGTGCTCATCGGCGCGGTCGTCGCCCTGATCACCCTGCTCGTGGGGTTCCTCGCGGGCCTGACCGGCGGGCTCGCCGGGCAGGACGTGTCGGCCGTGCTCGGCCTCCCCGGGGACCGCCTCGTGCTCGCCCAGCCGGACTCCGGGCAGCCGTCGTTCTCCCAGTCCTCGCTCGACGACGCCACGGTCGCGGCCTGGCGCGGCACCGCGGGGGTCACGGCGGTCACGCCGATCGGCATCGCGCAGGGTCGGGCGACCGGCGCGGGAGCTGCCGGCGGCGCGGATGCGGATGCGGTCGCGGTCGCGCTCTTCGGCGTCCCGCACGGCGCGCCGTCCTCCACGGTCACCGTCCTGGCGCCCAGCGCGGACGACGAGGTCGGGCTGTCGTCCGAGGCGGCGCGCGCCCTGCACGCGGCCGTCGGCGACCGGATCACGATCGCGGGCGCCGCCTACGACGTCGCCGCGATCGGCGGCGACGCCTCCTACAGCCACACCCCCGTCGTCGCGCTCACGCCGAACGCCTGGGCCGACGCCGACAAGCGGCTCGGCGGCGACGGCGACGCGACCGTGCTCGCCGTCTCCGGATCCCCCGACTGGTCCGCCGCCGCGAGCGCCACCCGCACCTCCGCGTCGCCGGCCCTCGCGAGCCTCGGCGCCCTCGAGACGTTCAAGTCGGAGATCGGATCCCTCGCCCTCATGATCGCGATGCTGTTCGGCGTCTCCGCCCTCGTGGTCGGCGCGTTCTTCACCGTGTGGACGATGCAGCGGGCGGGGGACATCGCCGTGCTGAAGGCCCTCGGCGCGTCTGACGCGTCCCTGATCCGCGACGCGCTCGGGCAGGCGCTCGTCGTCCTGGTGCTCGGGATCGGCGTCGGCATGGCCGTCGTCGTCGGCCTCGGCGCGCTCGCGGGCGGCACCATCCCGTTCCTCCTGAGCCCGCTCACCACCCTCCTCCCGGCGGCCGCCATGGCCGTCCTCGGGCTCGCCGGCGCCGCCGTCGCGCTCCGCACCGTCACCCACGCCGACCCCCTCACCGCACTCGGGAGCAACCGATGA